Genomic DNA from Catellatospora sp. TT07R-123:
GCGTGGATGCCGGGCATGAGCAGGAGCCTTCCGGTGCCGTTCACCGGCGGTTCCGGCGTACCCGGACCACGCTAGTCCATCGCGGGGCGGTGGCCGGTGAAGAACTCGCGGGGCGGCCGGTCCTCGCTGGTCTCCTCCTCGACGACGCGGACGTCGAACCCGGCCTCGGCGAGCAGGCGCAGCCAGACCCCGCGTCCGAACAGGCCGGTGCGGTGGGTCTCGTGGACGCTGTGCACGGTGCCGTCGGCCTCCCGCAGCAGGAACGCGTACTCGGTGGCGGTCCAGGTGTCGGTGGGGTCGGGGTCCCAGGACCAGGACAGGTAGCGGGCGGCGCGGCCGTCGGGGGCGTCGGCGCCGCCGTGGTCGCTGCCGGGCTGCCAGCTCTCGGCGGTCTCGTCGGGCACGAACACGGCGAGGCCGCCGGGTCGCGTGTGGGCGTACGCGGTCGCGACGGCGGCGCGCAGGTCGTCCTCGGTGAGCATGTAGTCGACGGCGTCGTGGACGTAGACGGCGTCGAAGGTGCGGTCGAGGCGAACGGTGCGCATGTCGCCGGCGTGGTGCGGGCTGTCGGGGTTGAGCAGCCGCGACATCGCCAGCATCGGCTCGGACAGGTCGACCAGCGTCATCGCGTACCGCTCGCGCAGGTGGACGGCGTTGTGGCCGCCGCCGCTGCCGAGTTCCAGCACCTCGCGGACTCCGATCGTGGCGGTGTCCAGCACGCGGGCGCCGAACGCGGCCTCCTCGGCGTACTCCTCGGGTGGGGAGATCAGCGGCCACCAGGGGGCGAGATCGCCGTAGAAGCGGTAGTCGGGTGCCTGGGTCATGGGTCCATCCTGGCGCCGTCGCGCGGATCACACGACCCGGTTTCGCACCCGATCGGGTATGGTCTGGCGCATGACCCCGCAGTGGCTCCGCGACCGCCGTCCTGGCCGGTCCCTGCCCGCGTTCGGGTCCCGCGTCGCGCGACGACGCGTTCCGGCAGCCCGCTGAGCGCTTTCCGCGCCCGCCAGCGTCGCTGCCGCCATACCCCCGGCTGATCTGCCTTCGCCATGCCCTGCCTTCTCGCAGAAAGCGCTGCCCTCATGATCGACTTGGAATCATTGCTGCACGACCGGTTCGCGGCCGCCTTCGCGGCGGTCGCCGGCGGCCCCGCCGACCCGGCGCTGCGCCGCTCGCAGCACGCCGACTTCCAGGCCGACGGCGCCCTGGCCCTGGCCCGCAGGCTCGGCCGCAACCCGCGGGAGGTCGGCGCCGAGGTGCTGGCCGCCGCCGACCTGGCCGACCTGGCCGACGCGACCCTGGCCGGGCCCGGATTCATCAACGTCAGCCTGCACGACGACGCGATCGCGCGGATGGTCACGCAGGTCAACGCCGACGAGCGGCTCGGGGTGCCGCTGGCCGAGGCGCCGCGCACCGTGGTGATCGACTACTCGGCGCCGAACGTGGCCAAGGAGATGCACGTCGGCCACCTGCGCTCGACCGTCATCGGCGACGCCGCCGCACGGGTGCTGGAGTGGCTGGGCCACGACGTGGTGCGGGCCAATCACCTGGGCGACTGGGGCACCCCGTTCGGCATGCTGATCGAGCACCTGCTCGACGTCGGCGAGGCCGAGGCGGTGCACGAGCTGTCGGTGGGCGACCTGAGCGGCTTCTACCAGGCCGCGCGGGCCAAGTTCGACAGCGAGCCGGGTTTCGCCGACCGGTCGCGGGCCCGGGTGGTCGCGTTGCAGGCCGGGGACGAGGCGACGCTGCGGCTGTGGCGGCTGCTGGTGGCCGAGAGCGAGAGATACTTCCTCAACGTGTACGCCACCCTCGGCGTCACCCTCACCAGCGGCGACTTCTGCGGCGAGTCGTTCTACAACGACCGGCTGGCCCCCGTGGTCGACGAGCTGAAGTCGCTCGGGCTGCTGCGCGACAGCAACGGGGCGCAGTGCGCCTTCCCGGCCGGGTTCACCGGCCGCGACGGCGAGCCGCTGCCGCTCATCGTGCGCAAGAGCGACGGCGGCTACGGCTACGGCGCCACCGACCTGGCCGCCATCCGGTACCGGACGCAGGAGCTGCACGCCGACCGGATGCTGTACGTCGTCGGCAACGAGCAGCGCCAGCACCTGGAGATGGTGTACCAGACCGCTCGGGACGCGGGCTGGCTGGCCGAACCCGCCGAGGCGCTGCACGTGGGCTACGGGCTGGTGCTGGGCGCCGACGGGCGCAAGCTGGCCTCGCGGGCCGGTGGCACGGTCAAGCTCGCCGACCTGCTCGATGAGGCGGTGGCGCGGGCGCTGGCCCTGGTCGACAACACCGACCTGGACGAGGAGACGAAGGCGTCGGTCGCGCACGCGGTCGGCATCGGCGCGATCAAGTACGTCGACCTGTCCAGCGAGCGCGGCAAGGACTACACGTTCGACTGGGACCGGATGCTGTCGTTCACGGGCGACACCGGGGCATACCTGCAGTATGCGTACGCGCGGATTCAGTCGATCTTCCGCAGGGGCGGGGTCGTGCCGGACCGGTCGGCGCCGGTGCTGGTCACGCACCCGGCCGAGCGGGCGCTGGCACTCCAGCTGCTGCTGTTCCCGGCCGTGGTGGCGCTGGCGGGCCAGACGCTCCAGTTCCACCGGATCACGGTGTACCTCCAGGCGCTGGCCGGGGCGTACACGTCGTTCTACGACACCTGCCCGGTGCTGAAGTCCGAGGGCGAGGTACGGGCGAGCCGCCTGGCCCTGTGCGACCTGACCGGCCGCACCATCGCCCGGGGCCTGGACCTGCTCGGCATCGCCGCCCCGGCCCGCATGTGACCTGAGCGCGGATGGGCGGTTTCGGGGAAAGTGCAGGAATCTCGGCCCGGATTCCAGCACTTTCCCCGAAACTGCACGGCTTCGTGGTCAGTCCTCGTCGGTGGTGAGGCGGTCGCGCAGGACGATCAGGGCGCGGGTGAGCAGGCGGGAGACGTGCATCTGCGAGACGCCCACCTGCTCGGCGATCTCGGTCTGGGTGCGGCAGTCGACGAAGCGCAGGTGCAGGATGCGCCGCTCCCGTTCGGGCAGGCTGTCGATGGCCTGGAACAGCGCGTCGCGGTCGGGCAGGCCCTCGACCTCGCCGTCGTAATCGCCGAGCAGGTCCTGCAACTGCCCCTCGGCGCCGTCCTCGCCGACCGGCGCGTTGAGCGAGCCCGCCGTGTACGCCGTGGCGCAGTCGAGCGCCCGGCGCACCTGCTCGGCGGGCACGTGCAGGTATTCGGCGAGGTCCTCGACCCCGGGTGTGCGCTGCAGCCGCTGGCTGAGCTCCGGCACCGCCCGGCACACCGCCAGGTGCAGCTCCTGAAGCGACCGTTGCACGTGGACGGTCCACGTGCGGTCGCGGAAGTAGCGCTTGATCTCGCCGAGCATGGTGGGCAGCACGTAGCTGGCGAACGGCACGCCGCGGTCGGGCTCGTACCGGTCGACGGCCTTGATGAGACCGATGGTGGCGACCTGGGTCAGGTCGTCGAGCTCCTCGCCGCGGTTGCGGAAGCGCAGTGCTACCCGACGCGCCGCCGGAGCGCACCCGCAGATGATCTCATCGCGCAGGCGCTCCCGGCCGGTGTCGGAGTCCGGCAGGTGGTGCAGCAGGCGCAGGTGGTCATGGAACTGTGCGAAAGTGTCGGTCAGCGAGCCCGTGCCGCTGGCGGCGGTCAGGGTGGTTTCCATGGCGGTGACCTGGGTCTCCCCTGCCGTGGCCGCGCCCCGCGCGGTGTGACGGCAGGAAGAGCTGGGAGGCGGTGCCCTGCTGCTGGAGCACCTGACGCGGCCTCATGGTTCTTCCGCGCCGGTTTGCCGCATTCGCGGCGTGGGTAAGCCTACTCTCCCAACGGGTCCCGGCGCGATGTGCCACACCGCCCCTTTTTCACAAGTCGGGCGGGGTGAGCAGCTTCCCGACACCGGTGACGGCCAGCACCTTGGCGACCCATTGCTGGGCATCGCGGACGTACAGCCGGTGGCCCAGGTCGGCGGCGCAGCGGTACGCGTCGAACAGCGACCGCACGCCGGTCGAGTCGAGGAAGCCGACCTCGGCGAGGTCGACCATGACGGTGGGGGCCGTGCGCAGCGCGTTGCACAGCTCGTCGCGCAGCGCATCGGCGGTCAGCAGGTCGATCTCGCCGCGCACGCGCACCACGGCGAGGCCGTTCTCGCTGGTGCGCTCCACGCCGAACTCGCGACCCATCGGACCTCTTTCTCCCCATTCCATTAACGCACGGCAGCGGTGCGGCTGGCAGAGGTCGCACCGCCTGGTCACGGCCCGGGACGGTCTGGTAGAGAGAAGTCGAACAGGCGCGGTTTCGCGTACAGGACAGCTGGGCAGGAAAGGTTTCCATGGTGCGGCAGGCACGGCAGCAGGCAACCGACGACGACTGGGTCGCGCGGGTCCAGCGCCTGGAGTCAGAGCTGTCCGGCCTGCGCCGGGCCATGCGGACGCGGGGGCTGATCGAACAGGCCAAGGGCGTGCTCGCCGAGCGGCTGGGCTGCGACCCGGAGACCGCGTTCGGGCAGCTGTCGGCCATGTCCCAGCAGCGCAACGTCAGCGTGGTCGACCTGGCCGCCGACATCGTGGGCGCGCGCGTGCCCGCCACCGCCGCCGCGCAGGACCCCGGGCCCGAACCCGAACCCGAAGCGGCTCCCGAGCCGGCCGACCAGGCGGCGGCGGCCGCCGCCGCGGTGCGGGGCGCCGCGCCGCGCACGCGGACCGGCCTGGCCGACGCCGACCAGTCGCTGCCCGTGGCGCAGACCCGCCAGCTGCGCAAGTGCCTGTCGGCGCTGGACGCCGCCGACGACCTCGACGCGCTCACCCGGACCCTGGTGACCGTCGGGATGGGCGACCCGCCCGGTGGGGTGGCGGCGGTGTTCGCCGTCGAACCCGACGAGGCGATCCGGCTCGTGACCAGCCACGGCTGGCCCGCGCAGGTGGCCAGCGAGTGGCGGCGGTCGCCGTCCTCGATGCCGACGACGGTCGGCGCCGCCGCGCGGACCGGCCGGCCCGTGCTGGTCGACGGCCTGACCGACCACGACTACGTGCTCATCGGGCCCGGCGCCGCCCGGGTCGCGTTCCCGCTGGTCGCGGGTGAGCAGGTGGTCGGCGTGCTGGTGCTGGTGTGGCACGAGCCCCGCGAGTTCAGCGTGGCCGACCGGGCCTACCTGGACCAGCTCGCCGCCGGAGCCGGGCGGGCGCTGCGCCGGCTGTGGGCCACCAGCGGGCACGCTCCGACGCAGCTGCCGCTGTGGCTCGCCTCGATGCTCGACGTGATGGACGGCCCCGGTCACCTGCTCGCGCCGATCCACGGCGACGGCGACACGGTCGTCGACTTCACTATCGCGGCCGTCAGCCCGGCGGCGCGCCGCAGCGACGGCGAGACCGTCGGGCGACGCCTGCTCGACGTGTACCCGCAGCTGCTGGCCAACGGCGTGTTCGACGGATACGTCAGGCTGCTGCGCGACGACGCGCCGTTCAGCATGGCCGCCAGCACCGAGGAGGCCCTGATCGAGGGCCGTCCGCGCCGCGTGGTGCTCAACCGACGGGCGGTGCGCATCGGCGACGCGCTGCTGGCGACCTGGGCCCGCATCGACGACGCGCTCAGCAACGACGAGCGGATGACGCGCCTGGAGACGCTGGGCCGCTCCGGCTGGGCCGAGTGGGACCTGCGCGCCAAGGACGCGGTGTGGTCGGCCGGCCTGTACGGCCTGGTCGACCGCGATCCCGCGCACGGCCCGACGACGCTGGACAAGTTCGCCGGGTTCTTCGCCGCCGCCGACCGGGGCGCGCTCAAGGAGCTGCTGGCCGACCTGGCGCAGGGCGACGCGGAGCTGGCCGAGCTGCGGCTGAACACGACCCGCGGGCTGGTGCCGGTGCGCGTGTTCGGCGAGGCCGACGTGCGCGACGGCGAGGTGCGGCTGATCCGGTTGGTGCTCCAGGACGTCTCGGAGAAGCGGGCGGCGCAGGACCGGTCGACGCGCAGCGAGAACGCGGCGGCCGCCCGCCAGTTGCAGCTGGCCGCCGAGCAGGCGCTGACCAGCAACCTGACCCGGCTGCTATACCCGAACCGGGACCTGGCGCTGACCGGGCCCGGGGTCCGGGTGACCGGGCGGCACTACGCCGCTACCTCGCCGCGTACGCCGCTGCGGGGCGACTTCTGCGACGCCGACCGGCTGGAGGACGGCAGCCTGCTCTGCGTCATCGGCGACGCGTGCGGCACCGGCCTGGTCGCGGCGGCGGCCGTGGTGCGGCTGCGCTTCCCGGTGATGGCGCTGGGCATGGCCGGGGCGGCTCCGGCCGACATCCTGCGCAGCATCAACGACATGATCATGCGGGCGCCGGACGCGCCCCTGGCCAGCCTGCTGATCGCCCGGTACACGCCGCAGAACGGAACGGTCACCTGGGCTTCGGCCGGGCACCTCCAGCCGATCCTGGTGCGCGGCGGCGAGGCCCACATGGTGGAGGAGCCGACCGGACCGATGCTGGGCATGGTCGAGGGGCAGCGGTTCGCCACCGCCACGATGGCGCTGGCCCCGGGCGACAGCCTGGTCGCGTTCACCGACGGGGTGCTGCACCGGCGCAAGCGCGACCCGCTGGCCGACTTCCGCGACCGGGTCGAGGCCGCCCACCGTACGGGCGGCAGCACCGCGCTCTGGGAGATCACCCCCACCGAGCGCGACGACGAGGCCTGCATGCTCGTCCTCGACGTGGAGGCGGCGCGCTAGGCCGCGGTCGCCTCCCGCTGGGCGGCCGGCAGGGCCGCCAGCAGCGCCGTGCGGGCCTGCTCGGACTGGCCGGGCTCGCCCAGCAGCCGCACCGCCTCCTGGGCGGCCAGCGACAGCCGGGTCCACTGGGCGGCCTGCTGGCGCAGCTGCTGGTTCTTGCCCCACAGTTCGGCGAAGATGGCGACCTTCGCCCGCAGCACCCACGGGTCGAACGGCTTGGTCAGGTAGTCCACCGCACCGGCGGCGTAGCCGCGCAGCGCCAGGCGGGCGTCGCCGTCGGCGGCGGTGAGGAAGATGATCGGGATGTGCCGGGTGCGCTCGCGCCGCTTGACGTGCCCGGCGGTCTCGAATCCGTCCATGCCCGGCATGTACGCGTCCATCAGGATCACGGCGAAGTCGTCGATGAGCAGCCGTTTGAGCGCCGCCTCGCCGCTGCTGACGGCCACCGGTTCCACCGGCAGGCCCTGCAGCATCGCCTCCAGCGCCACCAGGTTGTCCGCCCGGTCGTCGACCAGCAGCACCTTGGCGAGACCGGATGCGGTCGGCTGGGTCATGGCTTCTCCTCACGGGTGATCCACGCCGACATCAGCCGGAGCAGCTCGTCGAGGTCGACCGGTTTGGTGATGTAGTCGCTGGCCCCGGCGGCCAGCGCGAACTCCCGGTCGCCCGGCATCGCCTTGGCGGTCAGGAACACCACCGGCAGGTCGGCCAGGTGCGGGTTGCGGCGGATGATCCGCGTGGTCTCGTAGCCGTCCTGCTCGGGCATCATCGCGTCCATCAGCACGATGTCGATGTCCGGGTGCTCGGCCAGCAGCCGGACGCCGTCGTTGCCGTTGTCGGCGTACAGGACGCGCATGCCGTGCTGTTCCAGTGCGCTGGCCAGCGCGAACACGTTGCGCACGTCGTCGTCGACGATGAGCACGGTGGCGCCGCCCAGCGGCAGGGCCACCTCGTCGGCGACCAGCTCGCTGGCGGGGCGGCCGATGATGGGGCGCCCGACCGGGGACACCAGCGGCAGCGCCGCGGCGGGCGGGGCGGTGACGACCGGCCCGCCGGTGAGCATGCCCGGCAGGTACAGGGTGAACGTCGACCCCTCCCCCGGCACCGACGTCACGGTGATGGTGCCGCCGAGCAGGCGCGACAGTTCGCGGCTGATCGACAGGCCGAGGCCGGTGCCGCCGTACTTGCGGCTGGTGGTGCCGTCGGCCTGCTGGAACTCGTCGAAGATCAGCGCGAGTTTGCTGGCGGAGATGCCGATGCCGGTGTCGTGCACCGCGAACATCACCACCTCCCCGGCCTGCCGCAGCGACGCCTCCTCGAAGGTCAGGTCGGCCGGTGCCGGTCCGATCTCCAGGGTGACCAGGCCGCTCTCGGTGAACTTGACCGCGTTGGACAGCAGGTTGCGCAGGATCTGCTGGAGGCGCTGGGCGTCGGTGATCATGCCGGTGGGCAGCACGTCGGACAGGCGTACCTCCAGGGTCAGGCCCTTGTCCTCGGCCTGCGGCTTGAATGCCTGCTCCACGTATTCGCAGACCTCGCGGAAGCGGACCTCGCCGGGCTGCACGTCCATCCGGCCCGCCTCGATCTTGGACAGGTCCAGGATGTCGTCGATGAGGGCGAGCAGGTCCGACCCGGCGCTGTGGATGGTGCGGGCGAACTCGATCTGCTTGCCGGTCAGGTTGCTCTCGGTGTTGTCCGCCAGCAGGCGCGACAGCAGCAGCAGCGAGTTCAGCGGCGTACGCAGCTCGTGCGACATGTTCGCCAGGAACTCGGACTTGTACTGCGAGGCCGCCGACAGCTGGCGGGCCTTGTCCTCCAGCCCGAGCCGCGCGAGCTCGATCTCGCGGTTCTTGATCTCGATGTTGCGGTTCTGCTCCGACAGCTGGGCCGCCTTCTCCTCCAGCTCGTTGTTGGTGCGCTGGAGTTCGACCGACCGGTCGCGCAGCTCCTGGGCCAGCCGCTGCGACTGGGCCAGCAGCTCCTCGGTGCGCCGGTTGGCCAGGATCGTGTTGAGCGCGATGCCGAGCGTGCCGGCCAGCCGGTCCAGGAAGTCCAGGTGCAGCTCGGAGAAGGCGGTGACGCTGCCGAACTCGATCACGCCCAGCGACTCGCCCTCGAACGCGATCGGCAGCACGATCAGGTCGGCGACGTGGGTCTCGGCGATACCGGAGCGGACCGTGAGGGTGGTCTTGCCCGCCCCGGCGCGGATGGCCCGGCGGTCCAGCGCGGCCTGCCCGACCAGGCCCTCGCCCGGGGCGTACCCGCTGGCGGACTTGTCGGCGGAGTAGCCGTAGGCGGCGGCCAGCTGCAACTGGGAGACGTCGCCGTCCAGCACGGACAGGAAGAACGCGCCCAGCTGCGCGTCGATCAGCGGGGTGACCTCGGACATGACCATCCGGCAGACCTGCTCCAGGTCGCGCTGGCCCTGCAGCAGCTCGCCCGCGCGGGCCAGGTTGGAGTCCAGCCAGCCCTGCTCGGCGTTCTTCGTGGTGGTGTCGCGCAGGGTGACGATCATCTGGTTGATGTTGTCCTTGAGCTCGGCGACCTCGCCCTGCGCCTCGACGGTGATGCGCTGGGTCATGTCGCCGCGGGTCACCGCCGTGGACACCGTCGCGATGGCGCGCAGCTGGTTGGTCAGCGTCGAGGCGAGCTGGTTGACGTTCTCGGTGAGGTGGCGCCAGGTGCCGGACACGCCGCGCACCTGCGCCTGGCCGCCCAGCTTGCCCTCCGAACCGACCTCACGCGCGACACGGGTGACCTCGTCGGCGAACGACGAGAGCTGGTCCACCATCGTGTTGACGGTGTTCTTGAGCTCCAGGATCTCGCCGTGCGCGTCGACGGTGATCTTCTGCGACAGGTCGCCCCGCGCCACGGCCGTGGTGACCTGCGCGATGTTGCGGACCTGGCCGGTCAGGTTCGAGGCCATGAAGTTCACGTTGTCGGTCAGGTCGCGCCAGGTGCCGGCGACGCCGCGCACCTGGGCCTGGCCGCCCAGCTTGCCCTCGGTGCCGACCTCGCGGGCCACGCGGGTGACCTCGTCGGCGAACGAGGAGAGCTGGTCGACCATCGTGTTGACCGTCGACTTCAGCTCCAGGATCTCGCCCTGGGCGTCGACCGTGATCTTCTGCGACAGGTCGCCCCGCGCCACGGCCGTGGCGACCTGGGAGATGTTGCGGACCTGCGCGGTCAGGTTGCCCGCCATCACGTTGACGTTGTCGGTGAGGTCGCGCCAGGTGCCGGACACGCCGCGCACCTGGGCCTGGCCGCCGAGCTTGCCCTCCGAACCGACCTCGCGGGCCACGCGGGTGACCTCGTCGGCGAACGAGGAGAGCTGGTCGACCATCGTGTTGACCGTCGACTTCAGCTCCAGGATCTCGCCCCGCGCGTCGACCGTGATCTTCTGCGACAGGTCGCCCTGGGCCACGGCCGTGGTGACCTGCGCGATGTTGCGGACCTGGGCGGTGAGGTTGCCCGCGAGCTGGTTCACGTTCTCGGTGAGGTCGCGCCAGGTGCCCGACACCCCGGCCACCTGGGCCTGACCGCCGAGCTTGCCCTCCGAACCGACCTCACGGGCGACGCGCGTCACCTCGTCGGCGAACGACGACAGCTGGTCCACCATCGTGTTGACCGTCGACTTCAGCTCCAGGATCTCGCCCCGCGCGTCGACCGTGATCTTCTGCGACAGGTCGCCCCGCGCCACGGCCGTGGTGACCTGCGCGATGTTGCGGACCTGGCCGGTCAGGTTGGACGCGAGCTGGTTGACGTTCTCGGTGAGGTCGCGCCAGGTGCCCGACACCCCGGCCACCTGGGCCTGACCGCCCAGCTTGCCCTCCGAACCGACCTCGCGCGCGACACGCGTCACCTCGTCGGCGAACGACGACAGCTGGTCCACCATCGTGTTGACGACGTCCTTGAGCTCCAGGATCTCGCCCTGGGCGGCGACGGCGATCTTCTGCGACAGGTCGCCCCGCGCCACCGCGGTGGCGACCTGGGAGATGTTGCGGACCTGCGCGGTCAGGTTCGACGCCATGTAGTTCACGGCGTCGGTGAGGTCCTTCCAGGTCCCGGCCACGCCGGGCACCTCGGCCTGGCCGCCGAGCTTGCCCTCGGTGCCGACCTCGCGCGCCACCCGGGTCACCTGCTCGGCGAAGACCCGCAGCGTGTCGGTGAGCGAGTTGATCGTGTCGGCCAGGTCGGCGACCTCGCCGCGGGCGGAGATGGCGATCTTCTGGGACAGGTCGCCCTGCGCGATCGCGGTGGTCACCTGCGAGATCGAGCGCACCTGGGCGGTCAGGTTCGACGCCATGAAGTTCACGTTGTCGGTGAGGTCGCGCCAGGTGCCGGAGACGCCGCGCACGTCGGCCTGGCCGCCGAGCTTGCCCTCGGTGCCGACCTCCCGGGCGACGCGGGTCACCTCGTCGGCGAACGAGGACAGCTGGTCGACCATCCGGTTGACGGTGCGGCCGATGGTGAGGAACTCGCCGCGCAGCGGCCGCCCGTCGATGTCCAGGCGCATGTGCTGCGACAGGTCGCCCTCGGCCACCGCCACGATCACGCGGGCGATCTCGGCGGTCGGGCGCCCCAGGTCGTCGATGAGGTTGTTGACGGCCTTGATGCCCTCGGCCCAGGCTCCCTCGTACGCCTCCTCGTCCAGGCGCTCGGTGACCCGGCCCTCGCGGCCGACGACCCGCGAGATGCGCAGCAGCTCCCGGTTGCGCTGCTCCTGCAACGCGATGACCTCGTTGAACGCGTCGGCGACCTCGCCGACCACGCCGGAGCGGCGCGGCAGGCGCGTCTTGAAGTCACCCGTACGCATCGCGTGCAGGGCCGCGGCCACCTCGTGCCACTGGGCCTCGTCCACCCGTTCCCGCTGCGCGGTCGCTCCAGGCACCTGCGGACCTCCTCCGTCACCGGCGGCAGCGCACCCGCCGCCGTGTCGCTCGCCCTATCATCGTCCGAACGTCAGCGCGGCGCGAGCCGCGGGCTGGCAGGACAGGGCCGATCGGCGGAGACTACTAGCGTGCCGAACCCGCGCGTGCCCGCCGCGCCACAGCCAGCCGTGCCAGTCGCATCGACCGGCATATCCGCCGTAGACGAGCTGCTGCGGGTCGAGATCGAGCTGGACGAGGCGGGCGGGCTCGGCGGCTTCGCCGGCGCACTGGTCCAGACGCTGACCCGGCTCACCGGCGCCGACGGCGCCCGGGTGACGGTCGACCACGGCGACGGCCGCGGCCCGCGCCGCCTGGTCGGCACCGGACGTCCCGGCACCGGGCTGTCGCTGTTCCAGCGGGTGCCGGTCAGCCGCCCGTGGACCGCGGAGCTGCTGCTCAGCGCACCGGACGAGCCCGACGTCCGGACGCTGACGCTGCTGGCGGCCCAGCGGCTCGGGATGGCGCTGGAGCACCAGCGGCTGCGCGACACCGACGTGCGCCACCGCACCTGGCTGAACTTCCTGGCCGAGGTGAGCGAGCTGCTGGCGCAGTCGCTGGACCTGTCGCTGACCCTCGCCCTGATCCCGCGCCTGGTGGTGCCGCGCCTGGGCACCTGGTGCACGCTGCACCGGGTGTCGGGCAAGCGGCTGGAGCTGTCGGCGTCCGCGCACGCCGACGAGGAGCGCAGCGGCTGGCTGGAGGAAGCCGGCGAGGAGCTGACGCAG
This window encodes:
- a CDS encoding HAMP domain-containing protein codes for the protein MDEAQWHEVAAALHAMRTGDFKTRLPRRSGVVGEVADAFNEVIALQEQRNRELLRISRVVGREGRVTERLDEEAYEGAWAEGIKAVNNLIDDLGRPTAEIARVIVAVAEGDLSQHMRLDIDGRPLRGEFLTIGRTVNRMVDQLSSFADEVTRVAREVGTEGKLGGQADVRGVSGTWRDLTDNVNFMASNLTAQVRSISQVTTAIAQGDLSQKIAISARGEVADLADTINSLTDTLRVFAEQVTRVAREVGTEGKLGGQAEVPGVAGTWKDLTDAVNYMASNLTAQVRNISQVATAVARGDLSQKIAVAAQGEILELKDVVNTMVDQLSSFADEVTRVAREVGSEGKLGGQAQVAGVSGTWRDLTENVNQLASNLTGQVRNIAQVTTAVARGDLSQKITVDARGEILELKSTVNTMVDQLSSFADEVTRVAREVGSEGKLGGQAQVAGVSGTWRDLTENVNQLAGNLTAQVRNIAQVTTAVAQGDLSQKITVDARGEILELKSTVNTMVDQLSSFADEVTRVAREVGSEGKLGGQAQVRGVSGTWRDLTDNVNVMAGNLTAQVRNISQVATAVARGDLSQKITVDAQGEILELKSTVNTMVDQLSSFADEVTRVAREVGTEGKLGGQAQVRGVAGTWRDLTDNVNFMASNLTGQVRNIAQVTTAVARGDLSQKITVDAHGEILELKNTVNTMVDQLSSFADEVTRVAREVGSEGKLGGQAQVRGVSGTWRHLTENVNQLASTLTNQLRAIATVSTAVTRGDMTQRITVEAQGEVAELKDNINQMIVTLRDTTTKNAEQGWLDSNLARAGELLQGQRDLEQVCRMVMSEVTPLIDAQLGAFFLSVLDGDVSQLQLAAAYGYSADKSASGYAPGEGLVGQAALDRRAIRAGAGKTTLTVRSGIAETHVADLIVLPIAFEGESLGVIEFGSVTAFSELHLDFLDRLAGTLGIALNTILANRRTEELLAQSQRLAQELRDRSVELQRTNNELEEKAAQLSEQNRNIEIKNREIELARLGLEDKARQLSAASQYKSEFLANMSHELRTPLNSLLLLSRLLADNTESNLTGKQIEFARTIHSAGSDLLALIDDILDLSKIEAGRMDVQPGEVRFREVCEYVEQAFKPQAEDKGLTLEVRLSDVLPTGMITDAQRLQQILRNLLSNAVKFTESGLVTLEIGPAPADLTFEEASLRQAGEVVMFAVHDTGIGISASKLALIFDEFQQADGTTSRKYGGTGLGLSISRELSRLLGGTITVTSVPGEGSTFTLYLPGMLTGGPVVTAPPAAALPLVSPVGRPIIGRPASELVADEVALPLGGATVLIVDDDVRNVFALASALEQHGMRVLYADNGNDGVRLLAEHPDIDIVLMDAMMPEQDGYETTRIIRRNPHLADLPVVFLTAKAMPGDREFALAAGASDYITKPVDLDELLRLMSAWITREEKP